The Bos taurus isolate L1 Dominette 01449 registration number 42190680 breed Hereford chromosome 13, ARS-UCD2.0, whole genome shotgun sequence genome contains a region encoding:
- the TRIB3 gene encoding tribbles homolog 3 isoform X1: protein MRASPLAVPANAPSRKKRLELDDDLDTECPSQKQARSGPQPRLPSCPLTLNPPPAPVHAPDVTTPSRLGPYVLLEPEEGSRTYRALHCPTGTEYICKVYPACERLAVLEPYWRLPHHGHVARPAEVLAGTQLLYAFFLRPHGDMHSLVRRRRRLPEPEAAALFRQMAAALAHCHQHGLVLRDLKLRRFVFTDRERTKLVLENLEDACVLTGPDDSLWDKHACPAYVGPEILSSRASYSGKAADVWSLGVALFTMLAGHYPFQDSEPALLFGKIRRGAFALPEGLSAPARCLVRCLLRREPTERLTASGILLHPWLRENAIPAALPRSRHCEADQVVPEGPGLEEAEEEGERDMGLYG, encoded by the exons ATGCGAGCAAGCCCCCTGGCTGTTCCAGCAAATGCCCCCTCCAGAAAGAAGCGGTTGGAGCTGGATGATGACCTAGACACTGAGTGTCCCAGCCAGAAACAAGCTCGAAGTGGGCCCCAGCCCAGGCTACCCTCCTGCCCGCTAACCCTGAACCCACCACCTGCTCCTGTTCATGCTCCGGATGTGACCACTCCCTCCAGGCTTGGACCCTATGTTCTCCTGGAGCCTGAGGAGGGGAGCCGGACCTATCGCGCTCTGCACTGCCCCACAGGCACGGAGTACATCTGCAAG GTGTACCCGGCCTGCGAGAGGCTGGCGGTGCTGGAGCCCTACTGGAGGCTGCCCCATCATGGCCACGTGGCCCGGCCGGCGGAGGTCCTGGCCGGCACGCAGCTCCTCTACGCCTTCTTCCTGCGGCCGCACGGGGACATGCACAGCCTGGTGCGCCGCCGGCGTCGCCTCCCGGAGCCCGAGGCCGCCGCGCTCTTCCGCCAGATGGCCGCCGCCCTGGCGCATTGCCACCAGCACGGGCTGGTCCTCCGCGACCTCAAGCTAAGGCGCTTCGTCTTCACCGACCGGGAGAG GAcgaaactggtgctggagaaccTGGAAGATGCCTGTGTGCTGACTGGGCCTGACGACTCCCTGTGGGACAAGCATGCGTGCCCAGCCTACGTGGGCCCCGAGATCCTCAGTTCCCGGGCATCCTACTCAGGCAAGGCGGCAGATGTCTGGAGCCTGGGTGTGGCACTCTTTACCATGCTGGCCGGCCACTACCCCTTCCAGGACTCAGAGCCTGCCCTGCTCTTTGGCAAGATCCGCCGTGGCGCCTTTGCCTTGCCTGAGGGCCTCTCGGCCCCCGCCCGCTGCCTGGTCCGCTGTCTCCTCCGAAGGGAGCCAACTGAGCGGCTCACAGCCTCGGGTATCCTGCTGCACCCTTGGCTGCGGGAAAATGCCATCCCTGCAGCCCTACCTCGGTCCCGCCACTGTGAGGCTGACCAGGTGGTCCCCGAAGGGccggggctggaggaagcagaggaggaaggagaaagagatatGGGTCTCTATGGCTGA